The genomic interval GCTTTCTTTTATTCTTTTTACCTATTAATATATCTTTTAATTGACTAATACTTTCCACAATAAATGTTGCATTTGCTTTGCTTAACTCATCAAACGAACCATATCCATATGTGACCCCTATAGAGTCAATTCCTACATTATTTGCTCCGATAATATCATGTTCACGATCGCCTATCATAATAAAATCACTAATCTGATACGATGGATATAATGCTAATATGTATTGAATGATTTCCGTTTTTGATGTTCTTGTCCCATCAATATTACTGCCAACGATATGGGCAAAATAGTGATCGATTCGAAAATATTTTAAAATTTCTTCTGCAAAAACAGTTGGCTTTGAAGTCGCAACAATCAAGATGCTGCCTTCTTCCTTCAGCAAGTCAAGCAATGTAGTGAAGGTTGAATATAATTCATTTTCAAACATGCCTTTCTGCTTAAACCTCTCTCTATATAAGGCAATTGCTTGATTTGTCATTTCTTGATTAAAGCCATAATATTTCGGAAATGATTCTTGTAGTGGCGGGCCAATAAATCTTTCCAACCTAGCTAAATCAAGTTCTTCTTTCCCAAGCTTCTGTAAAGCATACTGTACAGATT from Niallia sp. FSL W8-0635 carries:
- a CDS encoding GNAT family N-acetyltransferase, which produces MSDYKVVLFDLDGTISDPKVGITKSVQYALQKLGKEELDLARLERFIGPPLQESFPKYYGFNQEMTNQAIALYRERFKQKGMFENELYSTFTTLLDLLKEEGSILIVATSKPTVFAEEILKYFRIDHYFAHIVGSNIDGTRTSKTEIIQYILALYPSYQISDFIMIGDREHDIIGANNVGIDSIGVTYGYGSFDELSKANATFIVESISQLKDILIGKKNKRKLEISLVTEEDAPLVHKLMLEAFEDYRYIEVPSSALNEPIDKLITALKNGTEQAILYRLDDIPLASARLQLKEKSLYFSRLSVTPSARGKGIAKEMLAWMEEYALLNGKQKVECKVRANVPKNIQLYKNVGFVITKEEEADNPNGKLVKTVDMEKQIKREIPSTI